From the genome of Brucella pseudogrignonensis, one region includes:
- a CDS encoding GntR family transcriptional regulator has translation MHSQILHTKHVSVVDQLYATLRAAIIDNALSPGMRISEAEVAQQYGVSRQPVREAFITLANEGLLEVRPQRGTFIAKISLQAVMDARFVREAVEADIVKLLANSPSDALVKELRAQLLRQEDIIGGSARDFMDADEIFHRTLAEGAGKGKAWRVVVEMKAQMDRVRFLSSMHFPVARLIAQHREVVEAIALGDASRAELFMRQHLQGILIDLPVIEQERPEYFL, from the coding sequence ATGCATAGTCAGATCCTGCATACAAAGCACGTCAGTGTGGTCGATCAGCTGTACGCAACATTGCGGGCGGCCATCATTGACAATGCCTTGTCGCCGGGTATGCGGATTTCGGAAGCGGAAGTCGCTCAACAGTATGGCGTGAGCCGTCAACCTGTGCGCGAAGCTTTCATTACGCTCGCAAATGAAGGTTTGCTTGAGGTCCGTCCGCAGCGCGGAACGTTTATCGCGAAAATCTCACTTCAGGCGGTAATGGACGCCCGCTTCGTCCGAGAAGCTGTTGAAGCCGACATCGTTAAGCTCCTGGCCAACTCTCCTAGCGATGCACTTGTGAAAGAACTGCGCGCGCAACTTCTTCGTCAGGAAGATATAATCGGCGGATCTGCACGAGATTTTATGGATGCGGATGAAATATTCCATCGCACACTCGCTGAAGGCGCAGGCAAGGGCAAGGCCTGGCGCGTGGTGGTCGAGATGAAGGCACAGATGGATCGGGTGCGCTTTCTTTCAAGCATGCATTTTCCGGTTGCTCGGCTGATTGCCCAGCACCGTGAAGTAGTTGAGGCCATTGCGTTGGGAGATGCTTCCCGAGCTGAACTATTCATGCGGCAACACCTGCAGGGAATTCTAATCGATCTCCCAGTGATCGAACAGGAGCGGCCCGAATATTTTCTTTAG
- a CDS encoding sugar kinase — translation MTYDYTSIGFFTFDCLGRPVTEIPPGGNTYFIDELTMAVSGAAGAAAVVAAKYGMKVLAVGGVGDDLMGDWVIRRMAHFGIDTSMMQLCEGVGTSSSIVTTRPDGQRPALHMRGATGAFVINDEDYDKVLDAKVVHMGGTGLMDKMDGERSFRLMAEAKRRGRITTLDVFAADKKDMANVAGLLPYTDYFIPSIEEAQALSGLTTKEDIGCYFNDLGVQCTVMTMGEHGAYYHHVDGTRFHMPAFNIDVVCTCGCGDAFNAGFAAGIIKGLNPEEMTQLGQASSALNASGLGSQAGIVDFESTLAFLERAQIKRPNAA, via the coding sequence ATGACCTATGACTATACTTCAATCGGCTTCTTTACCTTCGATTGTCTGGGACGCCCTGTCACAGAGATACCACCCGGCGGAAATACTTATTTCATAGACGAATTGACGATGGCCGTATCCGGCGCTGCCGGTGCTGCTGCCGTCGTCGCTGCTAAGTATGGAATGAAGGTTCTTGCCGTCGGCGGTGTCGGTGATGATCTGATGGGCGACTGGGTCATTCGCCGCATGGCGCACTTCGGCATCGATACGTCAATGATGCAGCTCTGCGAAGGTGTTGGCACATCGTCGTCTATTGTAACCACACGACCCGATGGACAGCGTCCAGCTTTGCATATGCGTGGTGCTACCGGAGCTTTCGTTATTAATGATGAAGATTATGACAAGGTTCTTGATGCAAAGGTTGTCCATATGGGCGGGACTGGCCTGATGGACAAAATGGATGGAGAACGCAGCTTCCGCTTGATGGCCGAAGCCAAGCGTCGCGGTCGCATTACAACCTTGGATGTTTTCGCCGCAGACAAAAAGGACATGGCAAATGTCGCTGGCCTCCTGCCCTACACAGATTATTTCATTCCTTCAATCGAGGAGGCGCAAGCACTCTCCGGTCTCACGACGAAGGAAGATATTGGATGCTACTTTAATGATCTCGGTGTCCAGTGCACTGTGATGACGATGGGGGAACATGGCGCATATTATCACCATGTCGACGGCACTCGGTTCCATATGCCAGCATTCAACATCGACGTTGTTTGCACCTGTGGCTGTGGTGATGCTTTCAACGCCGGGTTCGCGGCTGGGATTATCAAGGGACTCAACCCAGAAGAAATGACCCAGTTAGGCCAGGCATCTTCTGCTCTCAATGCATCTGGCCTCGGGAGCCAGGCAGGTATTGTAGATTTTGAGAGTACATTAGCGTTTCTAGAGAGAGCGCAAATTAAAAGACCTAACGCGGCATAG